One stretch of Streptococcus australis DNA includes these proteins:
- a CDS encoding MFS transporter produces MKQFLERASILALSLVLITSFSISSALPAMFDYYQGYPKEQIELLVSLPSFGIMIMLVLNGVLERLFPERLQISLGLLILSIGGTAPFWYQDYNFVFAMRILFGLGVGMINAKAISIISERYHGKTRIQMLGLRGSAEVVGASILTLVVGQLLSLGWTVTFLAYSAGFLVLILYLLFVPYGKEKKETKKKEAEMTRLTGQMKGLIFLLAVEAAVVVCTNTAITIRIPSLMVERGLGDAQLSSLVLSIMQLIGILAGVSFSFFISLFKERLLLWSGITFGLGQIVIALSPSLGVMVVGSIVAGFAYSVALTTVFQLLSERIPANLLNQATSFAVLGCSFGAFTTPFILGAIGLMTQNGMFVFTILGCWLIVTSVFVMFVLQKKA; encoded by the coding sequence ATGAAACAATTTTTAGAACGGGCTAGTATTTTGGCCCTCTCCCTCGTTTTGATTACCTCCTTTTCCATCTCAAGTGCTTTACCAGCCATGTTTGACTACTATCAGGGCTATCCCAAAGAACAAATCGAGCTCCTAGTCAGTCTCCCTTCTTTTGGAATCATGATTATGCTAGTCTTAAACGGGGTGCTAGAGCGTTTGTTTCCTGAACGTCTTCAGATTAGTCTGGGGCTTCTCATCCTTTCTATCGGTGGAACAGCTCCCTTCTGGTATCAGGATTATAACTTTGTCTTTGCGATGCGGATTTTATTTGGCTTGGGTGTTGGAATGATCAATGCCAAGGCCATTTCCATCATTAGCGAACGCTATCATGGAAAGACACGGATCCAGATGTTGGGTCTTCGCGGATCAGCAGAAGTTGTCGGGGCGTCGATTTTGACTCTAGTGGTAGGTCAACTCTTATCCTTGGGATGGACAGTGACCTTCTTGGCCTACAGTGCGGGATTTTTAGTATTGATTCTTTATCTGCTCTTTGTCCCTTATGGGAAAGAAAAGAAAGAAACAAAGAAAAAAGAGGCCGAAATGACTCGTTTGACAGGACAGATGAAAGGCTTAATTTTTCTATTGGCTGTCGAAGCAGCAGTTGTTGTCTGCACCAATACAGCTATCACTATTCGTATTCCTAGTCTGATGGTGGAAAGAGGTCTAGGGGATGCCCAGTTATCGAGTTTGGTTTTAAGTATCATGCAGTTGATTGGTATCTTGGCAGGTGTGAGTTTTTCTTTCTTTATCTCTCTCTTTAAAGAAAGGTTGCTCCTTTGGTCAGGTATCACCTTTGGATTGGGACAGATTGTGATAGCTTTGTCTCCGTCATTGGGTGTGATGGTAGTTGGAAGTATTGTGGCAGGTTTTGCCTACAGCGTAGCCTTGACCACTGTCTTTCAGCTTCTTTCTGAAAGAATCCCAGCTAACCTCCTTAATCAGGCAACGTCTTTCGCAGTGCTAGGATGTAGCTTTGGAGCCTTTACTACACCTTTCATTCTTGGGGCGATTGGCTTGATGACTCAAAACGGTATGTTTGTCTTCACCATTCTAGGATGCTGGTTAATAGTGACTTCCGTATTTGTCATGTTTGTACTTCAAAAGAAAGCTTAG
- a CDS encoding ABC transporter ATP-binding protein, which yields MKTQSSLARLWSYLKAYRFSVFFAVFLKILSVVMSVLEPFVLGLAITELTKNLLDMAKGLSGAAINTSYIGTVLIIYLFRGLLYELGSYYSNYFMTNAVQSMTQDLRNEMTEKINRIPVSFFDKHQFGDLLGRFTSDVETMSNALQQSFLQIVNALLTIVLVMGMVLYLNFQLAIVVILSIPVTYFGARSILKRSQPYFKEQAAILGRMNGYVQENLTGFNVLKLYGREETSHKEFSEITDDLQRVGFKASFISGLMMPALHAVSDLTYLIVAVLGGLQVIAGRLTVGNMQAFVQYVWQVSQPIQNITQLAGQMQSAKSSLDRIFEVLDETEEVEGEELEILEPLTGQVTFKQVDFQYVENKPLIRDFNLEVQPGEMVAIVGPTGAGKTTLINLLMRFYDVTAGAILVDGQDIRELSRQDYRRQFGMVLQDAWLYEGTIKENLHFGNLDASDEEIIEAAKAANVDHFIRTLPGGYNMEMNQESSNISLGQKQLLTIARALLANPKILILDEATSSVDTRLELLIQKAMKRLMKGRTSFVIAHRLSTIQEADKILVLKDGQIIEQGNHESLLQEKGFYYDLYQSQFSSKSDQVS from the coding sequence ATGAAAACACAATCTAGTTTGGCTCGTTTGTGGAGCTATTTAAAAGCCTACCGTTTTTCTGTCTTCTTTGCAGTCTTTCTAAAAATTTTGAGTGTGGTCATGAGTGTCTTAGAACCTTTTGTATTGGGGCTAGCCATTACGGAGTTGACAAAGAATCTCTTAGATATGGCTAAGGGCCTTTCAGGTGCTGCTATCAATACTAGCTACATCGGAACTGTTTTAATCATTTACCTCTTTAGAGGTCTCTTGTATGAACTTGGTTCTTATTATTCCAACTATTTCATGACCAATGCGGTCCAGTCTATGACTCAGGATCTGCGAAATGAAATGACTGAAAAAATCAATCGTATCCCAGTATCCTTCTTTGACAAACACCAGTTCGGTGATTTGTTGGGGCGCTTTACCAGTGATGTTGAGACAATGTCCAACGCTCTTCAGCAGTCTTTTCTTCAAATTGTCAATGCCCTTTTGACGATTGTCCTCGTGATGGGAATGGTATTATACTTAAACTTTCAGCTGGCTATAGTGGTGATTCTATCCATTCCAGTGACCTATTTTGGTGCAAGAAGTATCCTGAAACGTTCTCAGCCTTATTTTAAAGAGCAGGCGGCTATTTTAGGACGTATGAATGGCTATGTGCAGGAAAATCTCACAGGTTTTAATGTCTTGAAACTCTATGGTCGTGAGGAAACTTCTCATAAAGAATTTTCTGAGATTACGGACGACCTCCAACGTGTTGGCTTTAAAGCCAGCTTTATCTCTGGACTCATGATGCCAGCTCTCCATGCCGTATCAGACTTGACCTATCTGATCGTTGCAGTTCTTGGTGGTTTGCAGGTTATTGCGGGCCGTTTGACAGTGGGGAATATGCAGGCCTTTGTTCAGTATGTTTGGCAGGTTAGCCAGCCTATCCAAAACATCACACAACTTGCGGGTCAAATGCAAAGTGCCAAGTCTTCGCTAGACCGTATTTTTGAGGTCTTGGATGAGACAGAGGAAGTCGAGGGAGAAGAACTCGAAATCCTTGAACCTTTAACGGGTCAGGTAACTTTTAAGCAAGTTGATTTCCAGTATGTCGAAAACAAACCATTGATTCGAGACTTTAATCTAGAAGTTCAACCAGGAGAGATGGTAGCGATTGTTGGTCCGACTGGAGCTGGTAAGACAACCTTGATCAATCTACTCATGCGTTTTTATGATGTTACAGCAGGTGCAATCTTGGTTGACGGCCAGGATATTCGCGAGTTGTCACGACAAGACTACCGCCGTCAGTTTGGGATGGTCTTGCAGGATGCTTGGCTTTATGAAGGTACTATCAAAGAAAACCTACATTTTGGAAATCTTGACGCCAGTGATGAGGAAATAATAGAAGCTGCCAAAGCAGCAAATGTAGACCACTTTATTCGAACTCTTCCTGGTGGTTACAACATGGAGATGAACCAAGAGTCCAGCAATATTTCCCTCGGGCAAAAACAACTCTTGACTATCGCGCGTGCTCTCCTAGCCAATCCTAAAATTCTCATTCTGGATGAAGCGACTTCTTCTGTTGATACCCGTTTGGAGCTCTTGATTCAAAAAGCTATGAAACGCTTGATGAAGGGAAGAACCAGCTTTGTTATCGCTCACCGTCTCTCTACCATTCAAGAAGCAGACAAGATTCTCGTTCTTAAAGATGGGCAGATTATTGAGCAGGGAAATCATGAAAGCTTGCTCCAAGAAAAAGGCTTTTATTATGATCTGTACCAAAGCCAATTTTCAAGCAAATCCGATCAAGTCAGCTAA
- a CDS encoding bifunctional hydroxymethylpyrimidine kinase/phosphomethylpyrimidine kinase, with translation MRNNRILALSGNDIFSGGGLSADLATYTLNGLHGFVAVTCLTALTEKGFEVFPTDDTIFQHELDSLRDVDFAGIKIGLLPTVSVAEKALDFIKQRPGVPVVLDPVLVCKETHDVAVSQLCQELIRFFPHVSVITPNLPEAELLADQEIKTLEDMKTAAQKLHELGAPAVIIKGGNRLSQDKAVDVFYDGQNFTILENPVIQGQNAGAGCTFASSIASHLVKDEELLAAVESSKAFVYRAIAQADQYGVRQYEANQNK, from the coding sequence ATGAGGAATAATCGTATTTTAGCACTTTCTGGAAATGATATTTTTAGTGGTGGCGGTTTGTCAGCTGATTTGGCTACCTATACTTTAAATGGTTTGCATGGCTTTGTAGCAGTGACTTGTTTGACAGCCTTGACCGAAAAAGGCTTTGAAGTTTTCCCTACGGATGATACTATTTTCCAACATGAGTTGGATAGTTTGCGTGACGTGGATTTTGCGGGAATCAAGATTGGTCTTCTCCCTACTGTCAGTGTGGCTGAGAAAGCCTTGGATTTTATCAAACAACGCCCAGGAGTACCTGTGGTGTTAGACCCTGTCTTGGTCTGCAAGGAAACGCATGATGTAGCAGTCAGCCAACTCTGCCAAGAATTGATCCGCTTTTTTCCTCATGTCAGTGTGATTACGCCAAATCTTCCAGAGGCAGAATTATTAGCTGATCAAGAGATTAAAACCTTGGAAGATATGAAAACTGCAGCGCAGAAATTGCATGAATTAGGAGCGCCAGCAGTCATTATCAAGGGGGGCAATCGCCTTAGTCAGGACAAAGCTGTGGATGTCTTTTATGACGGACAAAACTTTACGATCCTAGAAAATCCTGTTATCCAAGGGCAAAATGCTGGTGCAGGTTGTACCTTTGCCTCAAGCATTGCCAGTCACCTGGTTAAAGATGAAGAACTATTAGCAGCAGTGGAAAGCTCTAAAGCTTTCGTTTACCGTGCTATTGCACAAGCAGATCAATATGGAGTAAGACAATATGAAGCAAACCAAAACAAATAA
- a CDS encoding Pr6Pr family membrane protein has translation MKLNYKFIFYSRVLLFLAAFTGVYLEITKHGGFGMLLYYTVLSNLLVTIFTGYLLRVMSRSGENWQSPTLLRLKGGVTMSIMITCVIYHFMLAPIATDFYRVENFLCHYIVPLWFLADTLFFDKQGQYKIWDPVLWTILPLVYMIFALFNGLVLKLNIPNSKDNPFPYFFLNVNKGWDVVIKWCLIIFVAYMVAGFIFYLIKQIKRK, from the coding sequence ATGAAACTGAATTATAAATTTATCTTTTATAGTCGTGTACTTTTGTTCTTAGCGGCATTTACAGGAGTTTATTTGGAGATTACCAAGCACGGTGGCTTTGGTATGCTCCTTTACTACACAGTGTTGTCTAATCTTTTGGTAACGATTTTCACGGGCTATCTGCTCCGTGTGATGAGCCGTTCAGGTGAAAATTGGCAAAGTCCGACCTTGCTTCGTCTCAAGGGTGGCGTTACCATGAGTATCATGATTACCTGTGTGATTTACCATTTTATGCTTGCTCCGATCGCGACAGACTTTTACCGTGTGGAAAATTTCCTTTGCCACTATATCGTTCCACTCTGGTTTTTAGCAGATACCCTCTTCTTTGATAAACAGGGTCAATACAAGATCTGGGATCCAGTCTTGTGGACCATCTTGCCCTTGGTTTATATGATTTTTGCCTTGTTTAACGGTCTGGTCTTAAAACTCAATATTCCGAATTCCAAGGACAATCCCTTCCCTTATTTCTTTTTAAATGTGAACAAGGGTTGGGACGTGGTTATCAAATGGTGTTTGATCATTTTTGTGGCGTATATGGTTGCAGGCTTTATCTTCTATCTGATCAAGCAAATCAAGCGAAAATAG
- a CDS encoding ECF transporter S component has protein sequence MKQTKTNKIALVSILTALSVALGYVVKIPTATGILTFLDAGIFFTAFYFGRREGAIVGGLGGFIIDLISGYPHWMIFSLIFHGSQGYFAGFKGKWQWLGLVLASIVMVAGYAFATAWMKGWGVALADVPHNLLQNFVGMFAGFLLCQSIKKIK, from the coding sequence ATGAAGCAAACCAAAACAAATAAAATCGCCCTAGTATCTATCTTAACAGCCCTATCAGTAGCTTTAGGTTATGTTGTGAAAATCCCAACAGCTACTGGAATTCTCACTTTTTTGGATGCTGGAATTTTCTTTACCGCCTTTTATTTTGGGCGCCGTGAAGGAGCCATCGTTGGAGGTCTAGGAGGTTTTATCATTGACCTTATTTCAGGTTATCCTCACTGGATGATCTTCAGCTTGATTTTCCATGGTTCACAGGGCTATTTTGCAGGTTTTAAAGGCAAATGGCAGTGGCTTGGATTAGTCTTGGCCTCGATCGTCATGGTAGCTGGTTATGCCTTTGCTACTGCTTGGATGAAAGGATGGGGTGTAGCCTTGGCAGATGTTCCTCACAATTTATTGCAGAATTTTGTTGGAATGTTTGCAGGATTTCTTCTCTGTCAAAGTATTAAAAAGATAAAATAA
- a CDS encoding ABC transporter ATP-binding protein, whose amino-acid sequence MLYIWSYLKKYPKWLFLDFFGAIFFVIVNLGLPTVLARMIDEGVNKGNEHQLYVWAAIMLVIILCGTLGRIVLAYAASKLTTNMVKDMRDDLYAKLQEYSHHEYEKIGVSSLVTRITSDAFVLMQFAEQTLKLGVITPMMMLSSILMIFLTSPSLAWIVAFAVPFLAVVVIYVAVKTRPLSEKQQATLDKINQYARENLMGLRVIRAFAREEFQEERFAGQNAVYAANSNRLFKLTGLTEPLFVQIIIAMIVAIVWFALDPIKQGSLQIGDLVAFIEYSFHALLSFLFLSNLFTMYPRTAVSSERLKEVMDMPISIDPNEGGIRETETHGYLEFENVTFAYPGETENPVLHNISFCAKPGETIAFIGSTGSGKSSLVQLIPRFYDVILGKIKVDGVDVRDYRLKSLRQKIGFIPQKALLFTGTIAENIRYGKEDASSADLNQAADVAQAKEFIDSRDEGFATHLAEGGSNLSGGQKQRLSIARAVIKNPDIYIFDDSFSALDYRTDAILRRRLKEVTQNATVLIVAQRVGTIMDADQIIVLDKGEIVGRGRHEELMETNDIYREIAESQLKNASLTEE is encoded by the coding sequence ATGCTCTATATTTGGTCTTATTTGAAAAAATATCCCAAGTGGTTATTCTTGGATTTCTTTGGAGCGATTTTCTTCGTTATCGTCAATCTTGGATTGCCAACCGTTCTGGCTCGGATGATTGATGAAGGTGTGAATAAAGGAAATGAACATCAATTGTATGTTTGGGCGGCAATCATGCTGGTGATCATCCTATGTGGAACCTTGGGGCGTATAGTCTTAGCCTATGCTGCTAGTAAGCTAACGACCAATATGGTCAAGGATATGAGGGATGATCTCTATGCCAAATTGCAAGAGTATTCTCATCATGAATATGAAAAGATAGGAGTATCTTCACTGGTTACTCGTATCACCAGTGATGCCTTTGTTCTCATGCAGTTTGCAGAACAGACCTTAAAACTGGGTGTCATTACTCCCATGATGATGTTGTCTAGTATTTTAATGATCTTTTTGACCAGTCCGTCATTGGCTTGGATAGTAGCTTTTGCAGTACCTTTCTTGGCTGTGGTGGTCATTTATGTAGCGGTCAAGACGCGACCTTTATCAGAAAAACAGCAGGCTACCTTAGATAAGATAAATCAATATGCCAGGGAAAATCTGATGGGGCTCCGTGTCATTCGTGCCTTTGCTCGTGAAGAGTTTCAAGAGGAACGCTTTGCAGGACAAAATGCGGTCTATGCAGCTAATTCCAATCGTCTGTTTAAACTAACCGGTTTAACGGAACCCTTGTTTGTTCAGATTATCATTGCCATGATTGTGGCTATTGTCTGGTTTGCTCTGGATCCTATCAAACAAGGTTCTCTTCAAATTGGGGACCTAGTAGCCTTTATCGAATATAGTTTCCACGCCCTCTTGTCCTTCCTTTTCCTATCCAATCTCTTCACCATGTATCCTCGTACAGCCGTTTCGAGTGAACGTTTGAAAGAAGTCATGGATATGCCGATTTCTATTGATCCAAATGAAGGAGGTATCAGAGAAACTGAAACCCACGGCTATTTGGAATTTGAAAATGTCACCTTTGCTTATCCAGGTGAGACGGAAAATCCTGTTTTGCACAATATTTCGTTCTGTGCCAAACCGGGTGAAACCATTGCCTTTATCGGTTCGACCGGATCTGGTAAGTCCTCTCTTGTGCAATTGATTCCCCGTTTTTACGATGTTATCCTTGGGAAAATCAAAGTTGATGGTGTCGATGTGAGGGATTATCGACTTAAGTCTCTTCGTCAAAAGATTGGTTTTATTCCACAGAAGGCCTTACTCTTTACTGGAACCATCGCTGAAAATATCCGCTATGGGAAAGAAGACGCTAGTTCTGCAGACTTAAATCAGGCGGCAGATGTGGCGCAAGCCAAAGAGTTTATCGATAGCCGAGACGAAGGCTTTGCGACCCATCTAGCTGAAGGCGGAAGCAATCTTTCTGGTGGACAGAAACAACGTCTATCAATTGCCCGAGCGGTTATAAAGAATCCTGATATCTATATTTTTGATGATTCCTTCTCAGCCTTGGACTATCGCACGGATGCCATTTTGCGTCGTAGACTTAAGGAAGTCACTCAAAATGCAACAGTCTTAATTGTTGCCCAGCGTGTCGGAACCATCATGGATGCGGATCAGATCATCGTTCTTGATAAGGGAGAAATCGTGGGTCGCGGTCGACATGAGGAATTAATGGAGACAAATGACATCTATCGTGAAATTGCTGAGTCGCAGTTGAAAAATGCATCGCTAACAGAAGAATAG
- the truA gene encoding tRNA pseudouridine(38-40) synthase TruA: MTRYKAIISYDGYAFAGFQRQPHARSVQEEIEKTLARLNKGQAITVHGAGRTDSGVHALGQVIHFDLPYQMDEEKLRFALDTQSPEDIDVISMELVADDFHCRYAKHSKIYEFIVDRGRPKNPMRRHYATHFPYPLDVERMQMAIKKLEGTHDFTGFTASGTSVEDKVRTITEASLTVDETGQFLTFTFSGNGFLYKQIRNMVGTLLKIGNNRMPVEQIDLILEKKDRQFAGPTATPNGLYLKEIRYEE; the protein is encoded by the coding sequence ATGACAAGATATAAAGCAATCATTTCTTATGACGGTTACGCTTTTGCTGGTTTTCAGCGCCAGCCTCATGCGCGGAGCGTTCAGGAGGAAATCGAAAAAACCTTAGCGAGACTCAATAAGGGGCAAGCCATCACTGTTCACGGTGCTGGTAGGACTGATAGTGGGGTTCATGCTCTGGGACAGGTCATTCATTTTGACCTGCCCTATCAGATGGATGAGGAGAAACTTCGTTTTGCCCTGGATACCCAATCTCCTGAAGATATCGATGTAATCTCGATGGAGCTTGTGGCAGATGATTTTCATTGCCGTTATGCCAAGCATAGCAAGATCTATGAGTTTATCGTGGATAGAGGGCGACCCAAAAATCCTATGCGCCGTCACTATGCTACTCACTTTCCCTACCCCCTCGATGTGGAACGCATGCAGATGGCAATCAAAAAGCTAGAGGGAACCCATGATTTCACCGGTTTTACAGCCTCTGGGACTAGTGTAGAGGACAAGGTTCGGACCATTACAGAAGCGAGTTTAACAGTCGATGAGACAGGGCAGTTTTTGACCTTTACATTTTCTGGAAATGGCTTCTTGTATAAGCAGATTCGCAATATGGTGGGGACGCTGCTCAAAATTGGAAATAACCGAATGCCAGTTGAGCAGATTGACTTGATTTTGGAGAAGAAGGACAGGCAGTTTGCAGGTCCCACTGCGACACCGAATGGCTTGTATTTAAAGGAGATTCGTTATGAGGAATAA
- a CDS encoding Dps family protein, with product MVELKKEAVKDVTTLSKTAPVALAKTKEVLNQAVADLYVAHIALHQVHWYMRGRGFLVWHPKMDEYMDSLDGYLDEISERLITLGGKPYSTLTEFLQHSEIEEEEGEFRNVEESLERVLAIYRYLITLFQKALDVTDEEGDDVTNDIFVGAKAELEKTVWMLAAELGQAPGL from the coding sequence ATGGTTGAATTGAAAAAAGAAGCAGTAAAAGACGTAACAACATTATCTAAAACAGCGCCAGTAGCATTGGCAAAAACAAAGGAAGTATTGAACCAAGCAGTAGCGGACTTGTATGTGGCTCACATCGCCCTTCACCAAGTTCATTGGTATATGCGTGGCCGTGGCTTCCTCGTTTGGCATCCAAAAATGGATGAATACATGGACAGCCTTGATGGCTATCTTGACGAAATTAGCGAACGTTTGATTACCCTTGGTGGCAAACCTTACTCAACTTTGACAGAATTCCTTCAACACAGTGAAATTGAAGAAGAAGAAGGAGAATTCCGTAACGTTGAAGAAAGCTTGGAACGTGTTCTAGCTATTTATCGCTACCTCATCACTCTTTTCCAAAAAGCTTTGGATGTAACTGACGAAGAAGGCGATGATGTTACAAACGATATCTTTGTTGGGGCTAAGGCTGAACTTGAAAAAACAGTTTGGATGCTTGCGGCAGAACTTGGACAAGCTCCTGGTTTGTAA
- a CDS encoding M24 family metallopeptidase codes for MSKLQQILTYLESEKLDVAVVSDPVTINYLTGFYSDPHERQMFLFVLANQEPLLFVPALEVERASSTVSFPVVGYVDSENPWKKIQNALPQLDFKRVAVEFDNLILTKYHGLKTVFETAEFENLTPRIQRMRLIKSADEVQKMMVAGLYADKAVNVGFDNISLDKTETDIIAQIDFAMKREGYEMSFDTMVLTGDNAANPHGIPGANKVEKDALLLFDLGVMVNGYASDMTRTVAVGKPDQFKKDIYNLTLEAQQAALDFIKPGVTAHEVDRAAREVIEKAGYGEYFNHRLGHGIGMNVHEFPSIMEGNDMVIEEGMCFSVEPGIYIPSKVGVRIEDCGVVTKDGFDLFTSTSKDLLYFD; via the coding sequence ATGTCTAAATTACAACAAATCCTAACATATCTTGAATCAGAAAAACTAGACGTCGCTGTCGTATCTGACCCCGTCACTATCAATTACCTCACTGGCTTTTACAGTGATCCCCATGAACGCCAAATGTTCCTCTTTGTCCTAGCGAATCAGGAACCTCTCCTCTTTGTCCCAGCCCTTGAGGTTGAGCGTGCAAGCAGCACTGTTTCCTTCCCAGTTGTGGGCTATGTAGACTCTGAAAATCCATGGAAGAAAATCCAGAATGCCTTGCCACAACTTGATTTCAAACGTGTCGCTGTTGAGTTTGACAATCTTATCTTGACTAAATACCATGGTTTGAAAACGGTCTTTGAAACTGCTGAGTTTGAAAACCTCACTCCTCGCATCCAACGCATGCGCCTCATCAAATCAGCTGATGAAGTCCAAAAAATGATGGTTGCAGGTCTCTATGCGGACAAGGCTGTTAATGTTGGTTTTGACAATATTTCTCTTGATAAGACTGAGACAGATATCATCGCACAAATCGACTTTGCCATGAAACGTGAAGGCTATGAAATGAGCTTTGATACCATGGTCTTGACTGGTGATAACGCTGCAAATCCACACGGCATCCCTGGAGCGAACAAGGTCGAAAAGGATGCCCTTCTCCTCTTTGACCTCGGTGTTATGGTTAATGGCTACGCCTCTGACATGACTCGTACAGTAGCTGTCGGCAAACCAGACCAGTTCAAGAAAGATATCTACAACTTGACTCTGGAAGCCCAACAAGCTGCCCTTGACTTTATCAAGCCAGGTGTGACTGCTCATGAAGTGGACCGCGCAGCCCGTGAAGTCATCGAGAAAGCTGGTTATGGAGAGTACTTCAACCACCGTCTTGGTCACGGTATCGGTATGAATGTCCACGAATTCCCTTCTATCATGGAAGGAAACGACATGGTCATCGAAGAAGGCATGTGCTTCTCTGTTGAACCAGGCATCTATATCCCTAGTAAAGTCGGTGTTCGTATCGAAGACTGCGGTGTTGTCACCAAGGATGGCTTTGACCTCTTTACCAGCACCAGCAAGGATTTGCTTTATTTTGATTAA
- a CDS encoding zinc ribbon domain-containing protein YjdM: MNNLPNCPKCNSEYVYEDGSLLVCPECAYEWNPAEVAEVEEGVVAIDANGNKLADGDTVTLIKDLKVKGAPKDLKQGTRVKNIRIVEGDHNIDCKIDGFGAMKLKSEFVKKI, from the coding sequence ATGAACAACTTACCAAATTGTCCAAAATGTAATTCAGAATATGTCTACGAAGATGGAAGTCTCTTGGTCTGTCCAGAGTGTGCCTATGAGTGGAATCCTGCAGAAGTTGCAGAAGTAGAAGAAGGTGTTGTTGCTATCGATGCCAATGGAAATAAATTGGCTGACGGAGATACTGTAACCCTTATCAAGGACTTGAAAGTAAAAGGGGCGCCTAAGGATTTGAAACAAGGAACTCGTGTTAAAAATATCCGTATCGTAGAAGGTGACCACAACATCGACTGTAAGATTGATGGTTTTGGAGCTATGAAACTCAAGTCAGAATTTGTTAAGAAAATCTAG
- the tpiA gene encoding triose-phosphate isomerase has product MSRKPFIAGNWKMNKNPEEAKAFVEAVASKLPSSDLVEAGIAAPAVDLTAVLAAAKGSNLKVAAQNCYFENAGAFTGETSPQVLKEIGTDYVVIGHSERRDYFHETDEDINKKAKAIFANGMLPIICCGESLETYEAGKAAEFVGAQVSAALAGLTAEQVAASVIAYEPIWAIGTGKSASQDDAQKMCKVVRDVVAADFGQEVADKVRVQYGGSVKPENVASYMACPDVDGALVGGASLEAESFLALLDFVK; this is encoded by the coding sequence ATGTCACGTAAACCATTTATCGCTGGTAACTGGAAAATGAACAAAAATCCAGAAGAAGCAAAAGCGTTCGTTGAAGCCGTTGCATCAAAACTTCCTTCATCAGACCTTGTTGAAGCAGGTATCGCAGCTCCTGCAGTTGATTTGACAGCTGTTCTTGCTGCTGCAAAAGGTTCAAACCTTAAAGTTGCTGCTCAAAACTGCTACTTTGAAAATGCAGGTGCTTTCACTGGTGAAACAAGCCCACAAGTTTTGAAAGAAATCGGTACTGACTACGTTGTTATCGGTCACTCAGAACGTCGTGACTACTTCCATGAAACTGACGAAGATATCAACAAAAAAGCAAAAGCAATCTTTGCAAACGGTATGCTTCCAATTATCTGTTGTGGTGAGTCACTTGAAACTTACGAAGCTGGTAAAGCAGCTGAATTCGTAGGTGCTCAAGTATCTGCTGCTTTGGCTGGATTGACAGCTGAGCAAGTTGCTGCATCAGTTATCGCTTATGAGCCAATCTGGGCTATCGGTACTGGTAAATCAGCTTCACAAGACGACGCACAAAAAATGTGTAAAGTTGTTCGTGACGTTGTAGCGGCTGACTTTGGTCAAGAAGTTGCTGACAAAGTTCGTGTTCAATACGGTGGTTCAGTTAAACCTGAAAACGTTGCTTCATACATGGCTTGCCCAGACGTTGACGGTGCCCTTGTTGGTGGTGCGTCACTTGAAGCTGAAAGCTTCTTGGCATTGCTTGACTTTGTAAAATAA